In a genomic window of Chryseobacterium sp. G0162:
- a CDS encoding TetR/AcrR family transcriptional regulator gives MSNQAKKDQTQELIKETAKKLFFVKGKFDATTQEIADEAGVNRTLINYYFRSRDKLIQIIFDEAQKVEEEKSKIIQNSDLPFKEKISKFIESSLSTSLQYPYLETYIVSQINKGTCHHREIEEDILEKMYSDIEKEMELGNIEKMAPVQFILNMVSLLVFPSAVRPLFMENLLISDEEYDKIISVRKEIILNMLFKN, from the coding sequence ATGTCAAATCAAGCAAAAAAAGACCAAACACAGGAATTGATCAAGGAGACAGCGAAGAAATTATTCTTTGTGAAAGGAAAATTTGATGCTACTACGCAGGAGATTGCCGATGAAGCAGGAGTGAATAGAACCCTTATAAATTATTATTTCCGATCAAGAGACAAACTGATTCAGATCATCTTTGATGAAGCTCAGAAAGTAGAGGAGGAAAAATCAAAGATCATTCAGAATTCGGATCTTCCATTTAAGGAGAAGATTAGTAAGTTTATAGAAAGCAGCCTTTCTACGAGCCTTCAATATCCATACCTGGAAACTTACATCGTTTCACAGATCAATAAAGGAACCTGCCATCACCGAGAAATAGAGGAAGATATCCTGGAAAAAATGTACAGTGATATTGAAAAAGAAATGGAATTAGGGAATATTGAGAAAATGGCCCCTGTTCAGTTTATTCTGAATATGGTTTCACTATTGGTATTTCCAAGTGCCGTAAGACCCTTATTTATGGAGAATTTATTGATTAGTGATGAGGAATATGATAAGATTATTTCCGTGAGAAAAGAGATCATTCTGAATATGTTATTTAAAAATTAA
- a CDS encoding S1 RNA-binding domain-containing protein: MQLGKTQTLQISEKLNSGWILIDEESGEKAFLPKIFIREEQEVGEYVEVFVYQDDDKLKATTEIPLAEVGEFAVMSCVQSLPSGAFMDWGIIKDLFIPYKQQKTKIIEGKRYLVYLYVDEDMKLITGTTKFKRNPQYQDLPFKKGDKVDLIMMNESELGWNVIINKQYIGLIYASDVFKKLYPLSEEKGFIKVIREDGKIDISLQPEGFENIDEFKQKILDKLEENYGLLYVSDKSSPEEIKDELQMSKKNFKKAIGGLYKDKIIDILDDKIKLL, from the coding sequence ATGCAACTCGGAAAAACTCAGACTTTACAAATTTCAGAAAAACTCAATTCAGGATGGATCTTAATAGATGAAGAATCCGGTGAAAAAGCTTTTCTTCCTAAAATCTTCATCCGTGAAGAACAGGAAGTAGGAGAGTATGTAGAAGTTTTTGTATATCAGGATGATGATAAATTGAAGGCTACCACTGAAATTCCGTTGGCAGAAGTAGGGGAATTTGCAGTAATGAGCTGTGTACAAAGTCTTCCAAGTGGTGCTTTTATGGATTGGGGAATTATTAAAGACCTGTTTATTCCTTACAAACAGCAGAAAACTAAGATTATTGAAGGCAAAAGATACCTTGTTTATCTTTATGTAGATGAGGATATGAAGCTGATTACCGGGACAACAAAGTTCAAAAGAAATCCTCAATATCAGGATCTTCCGTTCAAAAAAGGAGATAAAGTAGATCTTATTATGATGAATGAAAGTGAACTGGGCTGGAATGTCATCATTAATAAACAGTATATTGGTTTGATATATGCTTCTGATGTTTTCAAAAAACTATATCCGTTGTCAGAGGAGAAAGGATTTATCAAGGTTATTCGTGAAGACGGGAAAATTGATATTTCCCTGCAGCCGGAAGGATTTGAAAACATTGATGAATTCAAACAAAAGATTTTGGACAAATTAGAAGAAAATTATGGACTTCTGTATGTTTCAGATAAATCTTCTCCTGAAGAGATCAAGGATGAGCTTCAGATGAGTAAAAAGAACTTTAAAAAAGCAATCGGAGGACTTTATAAAGATAAGATCATCGATATTTTAGACGACAAAATCAAATTACTATAA